In Sporocytophaga myxococcoides, the genomic window GCTCTTTTCCGATTTAGCGGCTAATACGATTCTATTCGTTATATTTACTTTGCCGACAGATTTACCGTTAAGAAAACCCTCAAGATCGCTTTTCTTGATTTTAATTCGAAAGTTATTCGGATTATTGATTTTCATTCCCACATCAACCTTTACCATTGTATTCGTTCTTTCTGCCAATGCAACTGATTCAATCTGGGTTACTTTTACTTCCTGAAAAGGTTTGCAGCAAACGAACAGAAGAACAAATAATAGCGGATAAAGATTGATTATTCTTTTCATGATATACATTGGATAAAAAAATAACTTCCGATTCTTAATGTATGTTTAATATTTTTATAACTCCTTATTGAGGTAGTCTTTCAGACGATCTATAAAAGAGATCTGAGCTACCAAAATTTTCTTTCTTGCCTCTGCCGGGGTGAATAATTCAATTCTGTCAATCTCCACAAAAACAGCTTTTTTTCCTGATCTGCGAGGCCATTCCATTTCGAAAGAGTTTGAAGTAAAATTTTCAATGGATTTTTCTTCTCCTTCAAAAGCCCAGCAATATACTTTTTTTCCTGATTTCTGCCGAACAAATGAAAGATCAATCAATGGATCCTTTACCAGAATTCCTGTTTCTTCAATAAATTCCCTTTTAGCTGCAGACATAATTTCCTCCTCTGTCCCCACCTCTCCCTTAGGAATAGTCCAGCTACCTTCATCTTTATTTTTAAAAAAAGGACCACCCGGATGCGCAAGCAACAACCGTAATTCTGGTTGAAAAACATACATTAAAAGACCTGCGCTAATTTTCATGAGGTTTTATTTAAGAATGAGCGGGATTACCTTTTTTTATCACTTATACTCAAATGTCTCACTAGTCCCATATCGCCAATGAGACGCCAGCATGGCGTCTCTACAGCTATTGCCATTTCGCTTTACGCTTTCAGCTTTATGTTTACAACTCAACTTATTCTGCTCCAGTTTAAATCATTCTTGGAGAAAGAATTAATCTGCCGTTTAATATTCCTGTTTTCATCACTATCCAAATTAGGATCTTTATCAATAATCTCTTCAGCAGCTTTCCGGGCTTCCTTTACGATCACAGCATCCTGTGATAAGTCCGCAATGATAAGATTAGGCACTCCGCTTTGTTGTGTCCCCGCAAGATCCCCCGGGCCCCTTAGCTTTAAATCTACATCTGCAATCTCAAATCCGTTGTTGGTTTTAACCATTGTCTCTAAACGTACCTTGCTATCACGGCTGAGTTTATAATTGGACATTAGTATACAATACGATTGGTCAGACCCCCTACCTACGCGTCCCCTCAACTGATGCAATTGCGAAAGACCAAATCGTTCTGCATTTTCAATAACCATTACACTTGCATTGGGAACATTCACCCCAACCTCTATAACAGTAGTAGAGACAAGTATTTTTGTTTCTCCCTTTACAAACCGTTTCATCTCATAGTCCTTTGCATCAGGAGTCATGCGGCCGTGGAGAATCCCAAGCGCATAATCCGGAAAGGCTCTGCTGATGCTTTCATATCCATCCATAAGATCTTTGAGATCAAGAGTTTCGCTTTCTTCTATCAATGGATAAACCACATATACCTGGCGCCCTTCTTCAATCTGTTTTCTCATGAAGCCGAAAAGCTTTATTCGATCTTTATCGAACTGATGCATTGTTTTAATCGGCTTTCTCCCTTTCGGTAATTCATCGATCACAGATATATCAAGATCTCCATAAAGCGTCATGGCCAGGGTCCGAGGGATCGGAGTTGCTGTCATCACAAGTATATGAGGAGGGATTACATTTTTCTTCCAAAGCTTTGCCCGTTGTGCTACACCAAAACGATGTTGCTCATCGATGATGACAATACCCAGATTTTTAAACTTTACATTGTCTTCAATTAATGCATGTGTGCCTACTATAAAATTTAACTTCCCCTCTTCAAGGTCTTTAAAAATAACCTTTCTGTCCTTCTGTTTTGTAGAGCCCGTAAGCAATGCCATTGTAAGCCCAAGTTTGTCTGCAAATTCTTTTAACCCTTTGAAATGCTGATCTGCCAGAATCTCAGTAGGTGCCATTAATGCTGCCTGAGCTCCATTATCGATAGCCATAAGCATACACACAAATGCCACAATAGTTTTTCCACTTCCCACATCTCCCTGAAGAAGCCTGTTCATCTGTTTACCTGAACAAAGGTCTTTATATATTTCTCTTACAACTCTTTTCTGTGCATCAGTAAGGTCAAAAGGCAGGTGGTTTTTGTAGAACTCATTCAGCAAAGGAATATTCCTGAAAATTTGCCCCTTGAAATTTTCCTTACGCATCTGTTTCTGCATGAAGAGCCGGAGCTGTATGAAAAACAGTTCTTCAAACTTGAGCCTTCGCTTAGCTTCATCAAGCAGTCTTGGAGAACCGGGAAAATGGATATTTTTCATCGCTTCTTTTTTTGAAAGAAGCTTATAGCGCGTGATCAATTCAGTGGGCAGTGTCTCCTGAATGGAAGGCATTGCGATCTCAAGAAGCTTTTCCTGAAGTGCGGCAATTGCCCTGCTGTCGAGATGTTTGCGCTTGAGATTTTCTGTTGTGCTATATACAGGATGAAGTCCTTTATCGAGAGATTTCTCCATAAAAAGCTCCATTTCAGGATGCGCTATGTTGATCTTTCCATTAAAAATGTTGGGTTTCCCATAGACAAGATAGTCAACGCCTGTCTTTAAGGAACTCACAACCCATTTTGCTCCCTGAAACCATACAAGCTCAATGATACCGGTACCATCAGAAAACTCAGCCATGATCCTCTTCTTGGCCAAAGTGCCAGCGGAGGACATGCCCGTAATTCTTCCCTTTATCTGAATATAGGGAAGCTCTTCATGTACTTCGGAAATTTTATAGATTTTTGAACGGTCTTCATATCGGAAAGGATAATGCTGTATCAGATCCGCATAGGTAAATATAGACAACTCCTTATTCAGAGAAGCTGCCTTCTGCGGACCAATTCCTTTTAAAAATTCGATTCTGGTTTCGAAAAATCCAGCCATTATTCCTTCAGGATTTTTTAAAGGAATAAAGGTATAAAAAGAAAACTAAATTTTTTAGTTTTTCCACTCCAAGGTGTTCATCATATGAACTATGTCGTTTTTCATATATTCAATGACGGGAGAAAGGGAATCATTTTTAGTTGCTGTCCGAAAATACAATGCCCCTCTCAGGAAATGTTTGGTGGAGTCCGTAACATAAAACTGAAATTGACTCGGCACTTCACCTTCCAGTTCAAAGTAGGTCACATATTTTCCCTTATCGGTTTTGGTAACCAGCTCATCTATAGAAGTAGCTTTTTTCTGGTGACCCCCTTTTAACCTGTGCGAATCCGAAAAAAGCTCGTTCAAAGTTTGTTTATTATTGTGTAGTGGCTTATAAGTAATCTGTACATTACATTTATATTCAGGATAATAAACGTCTATCCAATGAGGCTCAGCAATAGGAGAAGTGTCTTTCAACACCTCTGCAAATTTCGAAATTTCGAAAGTATAAGGATGGTCTTCTGTTAACTTTACATATTCCGGATTCGGAAGATCGATACGGTTATAGCCCTTTGGCTTTGGCGTATATTCTTCTTGATCTGTGCAGGAATATAATGCAGCTACGGATACAATAACTGATAAAAATTTAGCTGCCTGTTTCATTAACCTCATTTGCCTCAACAATTGATACTTTTACTTTCTTTACAGTTTTGTTATTCACAGATTCCACTATAAATAGGAATCGCTCAAACATAATTTTATCTCCCAGCTCAGGAAGGTCAGAGTTCAGCTGAAGCAGCAAACCACCAAGAGATTCTGCCTCTCCCTTCACCTCTTCGAAAACAGAAGGGTCCAGGTCAAATACTTTACAGAAATCATTAAGAGATATTTTTCCTTCGAAAAGCCAGGAGTTATCATTGATCTTAATATAAGTCTGATCTTCTTCATCAAACTCATCTGCAATTTCTCCTACAATTTCTTCAATAATATCTTCCAGGGTAACAAGACCTGCAACACCTCCATATTCATTCACAACAATAGCCATATGTTGACGCATCTGTTGGAATTCCTTAAGAAGTTCTTCAATTTTTTTTGTTTCGGGTATAAAATAAGCGGGACGCAGAAGTTTAAGCCAGTCAAAATCAGGATTCTCCTGCTCTTTAATATAAGGGAACAAATCCTTTATGTTAAGGATACCTTCAACATTGTCAATGCCATCCTTGTATACCGGTATTCTTGAGAAACCATGTTTGCTGATTTTTTCTAATACCTCTCCGAATGTCTGCTCAGAACTAAATGCGGTAATATCAATGCGGCTCTTCATGATTTGCTTTACCGAAGTTTTTCCGAATTTGACCAAGCCTTTGATCATTTCCTTTTCTTCAACGGTAGTCTCTTCCCCGGTTGCCGCTTCAAATTCTTCGTTAATCTTATCTAAGGGTGATTGGTAGGTTTTTACCAATCTCTTTTCAAGCAACGACATTGACTTTATTACCCAAGAAAACGGATTATAAGCCATAATTAGTTGTCATTAATTGTGAACCGTATTGGCAAAAGAATAAGTTCCT contains:
- a CDS encoding LEA type 2 family protein; the encoded protein is MKRIINLYPLLFVLLFVCCKPFQEVKVTQIESVALAERTNTMVKVDVGMKINNPNNFRIKIKKSDLEGFLNGKSVGKVNITNRIVLAAKSEKSYTMSFTADVTQLMMSLPVLMITKTAVLNVKGYITAKVFIFRKRVPVDMKERFSPDDIQF
- a CDS encoding NUDIX domain-containing protein; the encoded protein is MKISAGLLMYVFQPELRLLLAHPGGPFFKNKDEGSWTIPKGEVGTEEEIMSAAKREFIEETGILVKDPLIDLSFVRQKSGKKVYCWAFEGEEKSIENFTSNSFEMEWPRRSGKKAVFVEIDRIELFTPAEARKKILVAQISFIDRLKDYLNKEL
- the recG gene encoding ATP-dependent DNA helicase RecG; the encoded protein is MAGFFETRIEFLKGIGPQKAASLNKELSIFTYADLIQHYPFRYEDRSKIYKISEVHEELPYIQIKGRITGMSSAGTLAKKRIMAEFSDGTGIIELVWFQGAKWVVSSLKTGVDYLVYGKPNIFNGKINIAHPEMELFMEKSLDKGLHPVYSTTENLKRKHLDSRAIAALQEKLLEIAMPSIQETLPTELITRYKLLSKKEAMKNIHFPGSPRLLDEAKRRLKFEELFFIQLRLFMQKQMRKENFKGQIFRNIPLLNEFYKNHLPFDLTDAQKRVVREIYKDLCSGKQMNRLLQGDVGSGKTIVAFVCMLMAIDNGAQAALMAPTEILADQHFKGLKEFADKLGLTMALLTGSTKQKDRKVIFKDLEEGKLNFIVGTHALIEDNVKFKNLGIVIIDEQHRFGVAQRAKLWKKNVIPPHILVMTATPIPRTLAMTLYGDLDISVIDELPKGRKPIKTMHQFDKDRIKLFGFMRKQIEEGRQVYVVYPLIEESETLDLKDLMDGYESISRAFPDYALGILHGRMTPDAKDYEMKRFVKGETKILVSTTVIEVGVNVPNASVMVIENAERFGLSQLHQLRGRVGRGSDQSYCILMSNYKLSRDSKVRLETMVKTNNGFEIADVDLKLRGPGDLAGTQQSGVPNLIIADLSQDAVIVKEARKAAEEIIDKDPNLDSDENRNIKRQINSFSKNDLNWSRIS
- the gldD gene encoding gliding motility lipoprotein GldD, which codes for MKQAAKFLSVIVSVAALYSCTDQEEYTPKPKGYNRIDLPNPEYVKLTEDHPYTFEISKFAEVLKDTSPIAEPHWIDVYYPEYKCNVQITYKPLHNNKQTLNELFSDSHRLKGGHQKKATSIDELVTKTDKGKYVTYFELEGEVPSQFQFYVTDSTKHFLRGALYFRTATKNDSLSPVIEYMKNDIVHMMNTLEWKN
- a CDS encoding CBS domain-containing protein, whose amino-acid sequence is MAYNPFSWVIKSMSLLEKRLVKTYQSPLDKINEEFEAATGEETTVEEKEMIKGLVKFGKTSVKQIMKSRIDITAFSSEQTFGEVLEKISKHGFSRIPVYKDGIDNVEGILNIKDLFPYIKEQENPDFDWLKLLRPAYFIPETKKIEELLKEFQQMRQHMAIVVNEYGGVAGLVTLEDIIEEIVGEIADEFDEEDQTYIKINDNSWLFEGKISLNDFCKVFDLDPSVFEEVKGEAESLGGLLLQLNSDLPELGDKIMFERFLFIVESVNNKTVKKVKVSIVEANEVNETGS